TCTCCTGCCCGGCGCGGATCGCCGCGGGGGCGTGGTACTTCATCAGTTGGGCCTTCACCACCAGGGCGTCCACCCTGCCGAACCTGAGGCGCTCACCGTCCTGAAGGAAACGCAGAGGCCGGTTTCGAAGGTCTCGAAACCGGCCTCTGGACCGTCGGCGTGCCATGGCCCCCGGCTCCGGCGAGCGGGGTCGCCGCGCTGCTGGATGCTCAGGCGGGCTGGGGCGCGCGAGCGGCCTTGACCGCCTCCCGCAGGTGCTCCTCCTGCTCGGGGGACAGCGAGGTCTGGATGAGCCTGCCGCCCAGCGGCGCCATCTCCGGGACTGCCTTCTCGGGATTGCGCTTGTCGATCAGGACGAACACGGCCGCGGCGCCGGGCGGCAGCTGCTCGCCGAGGTTGTGCATGAAGTCGTCGTCGATGCCCGAGTCGGCCGCTGAGCCCATGGCCGCGCCGGTGGCTCCGCCGATGGCCATGCCGAGCAGCGGCATGAAGAAGACGAGCCCGATCAGCCCGCCCCACGCGGCGCCGCCGAGGGCGCCGCCTGCGACGAGGTTGCGGGCCTGGTGGAGCTTGATCCTGCCGTCCTGCCTGCGCTCGACGATGACGACGTCCGCCAGCTCGATGATGTGCTCCTTGTGCAGCTGGACGAGCTTCTCCCG
The sequence above is a segment of the Actinomadura coerulea genome. Coding sequences within it:
- a CDS encoding DUF1269 domain-containing protein; translated protein: MSDLIAVAYDDLPHAEQAREKLVQLHKEHIIELADVVIVERRQDGRIKLHQARNLVAGGALGGAAWGGLIGLVFFMPLLGMAIGGATGAAMGSAADSGIDDDFMHNLGEQLPPGAAAVFVLIDKRNPEKAVPEMAPLGGRLIQTSLSPEQEEHLREAVKAARAPQPA